Proteins encoded by one window of Serratia nevei:
- the waaA gene encoding lipid IV(A) 3-deoxy-D-manno-octulosonic acid transferase has product MLLRLYQVLLYLIQPLIWLRLLLRSRKAPAYRKRWAERYGFCAGKVVPGGIMLHSVSVGETLAAIPLVRALRHRYPALPITVTTMTPTGSERVQSAFGKDVHHVYLPYDLPGSMNRFLDQVNPKLVIIMETELWPNLINALHQRQIPLVIANARLSARSAAGYKKIGGFMRDMLRRITLIAAQNQEDGDRFIELGLKRSQLAVTGSLKFDISVTPELAARAVTLRRQWAPRRPVWIATSTHDGEETILLEAHRKLLEKHPDLLLILVPRHPERFPTAKELVQKAGFSYTLRSSGEIPSGSTQVVIGDTMGELMLLYGIADLAFVGGSLVERGGHNPLEAAAHAIPVLMGPHTFNFKDICAKLSQAEGLITVTDVDSLVKEVETLLTDEDYRRYYGRHAVEVLYQNQGALQRLLQLLEPHLPPRSH; this is encoded by the coding sequence CCGGGAAAGTCGTGCCAGGCGGCATCATGCTGCATTCCGTCTCCGTCGGCGAAACGCTGGCGGCCATCCCGTTGGTACGGGCACTGCGCCACCGTTACCCCGCTTTGCCGATAACTGTGACCACAATGACCCCAACAGGTTCAGAACGCGTCCAGTCCGCTTTCGGCAAAGACGTACATCATGTCTATCTGCCCTACGATCTGCCCGGTTCCATGAACCGCTTCCTCGACCAGGTGAATCCCAAGCTGGTGATCATCATGGAAACCGAGCTGTGGCCTAACCTGATTAACGCGCTGCATCAGCGGCAGATCCCCCTGGTGATCGCCAATGCGCGCCTGTCGGCCCGCTCCGCCGCCGGCTATAAGAAAATTGGCGGGTTCATGCGCGATATGCTGCGCCGCATTACGCTGATCGCCGCACAGAACCAGGAAGACGGCGATCGGTTTATCGAACTGGGCCTGAAGCGCTCGCAGCTGGCCGTAACCGGCAGCCTGAAGTTCGATATCTCCGTCACCCCGGAACTGGCCGCCCGCGCCGTTACGCTGCGTCGCCAATGGGCGCCGCGCCGCCCGGTGTGGATCGCTACCAGCACCCATGACGGTGAAGAAACCATCCTGCTGGAAGCGCATCGCAAACTGCTGGAAAAACACCCCGACCTGCTGCTGATCCTGGTGCCGCGTCATCCGGAACGCTTCCCGACCGCTAAAGAGCTGGTGCAGAAGGCCGGCTTCAGCTACACCCTGCGCAGCAGCGGCGAAATCCCGTCCGGCAGCACCCAGGTGGTGATCGGCGATACCATGGGCGAGCTGATGCTGCTGTACGGCATCGCCGATCTGGCCTTTGTCGGCGGCAGTCTGGTGGAACGCGGCGGGCACAACCCGCTGGAAGCCGCCGCGCACGCCATCCCGGTGCTGATGGGCCCGCATACCTTCAACTTCAAAGACATCTGCGCCAAGCTCTCGCAGGCCGAAGGCCTGATCACCGTGACCGACGTGGATTCGCTGGTGAAGGAAGTGGAAACCCTGCTGACCGACGAAGACTACCGGCGCTACTACGGCCGCCATGCGGTGGAAGTGTTGTATCAGAATCAGGGAGCGTTGCAGCGCCTGCTGCAGCTGCTGGAACCGCACCTGCCGCCCCGGAGTCACTGA